gaagaaaataagccTTGGGCCCTAGAGAATGAGGATAAGGAAGGCTTGGCCCAAGGGTGAAAGGAAACCATGACACCTAAGAAAGTCCAAAGGGGCAAGTGGGATCTGGGCCAAAGTTGCCTAGGATCCACCAGCCTCAAGGAACAGATTCTTGAGGAAGGTTGGAAAACGCCAACCAAGACGTGGACGGGTCAAAATGGCATGCTCATGTAAAAAAGGGAGCATGAAGAGCGAAGGAGATCCTGTCAAAATCAATTACCTACGACCCAGCAAAGAGTGATGGAGACAGATGGTGGTCTTGGGACCAACACCTGTTGAAGGGATCTAGGACCTTGGGCAAGGCAAAGAAGGAGAGCCAAGGAGGAAGATGGTCAGGAGCCTTTCTGGCTACACTTTTAGCAAGACCTTGGGGAAAGAATAAGAAGCCTTGACTTTGGAGAAGAATTTGGACTTACAAAGGATCTCGCAAAAATGGAAAGCCAACAAGTGGGCTTTTGGCTGCCAATCCCCAAGAAAgtgaaatcaaagaagaaagggGAAAGGACCGGCCACCAATATTTTGGGTATAGCATTGGTTCTAGTATCCAGATCACAAAAGGAATGGATTGTTAACATAGAAGAACCCTAAAAGGGCACTATAAAAGGGGTAGAGCCCTAGCTAAGATAGGGGGTAAGAAGCAAGAAGTATTCAGcatacaaaagaaacaaaaagagagcTGTAAGTCTGTGATAGAGTGAAAAGTAAGGCATGGCTAGGGATCCTAAAGTGAATGTTTAAGGATAAACTTGGATTCAAGAGGATTCAAACTTCACAAGTCTTGAAAGTCTAAGGAGCGCTATCTAAGTCtgtgatttttgaacttttattgAGGCTTGTGACATatcaaagcaaaacaaaaatcactgtACCCAGACATTTAATAGAATGAAGCATAATATATACCATTCTAACTAAGGATCTCTAACGTTCTATTtgctttccttttattttatttgtcattcCTTAGTTATTCATTCAACCAATAAatatgtgtgtgggtgtgtgttgtGGGGTTCTTGTTTTGTGCACATATTGACTCATAAAACGGCCCAATAAGGTAACGGTGAGTCAAGCCCTGTCCAACCAACAATCAAACACCAATCTTTGGAGACCCAAGATCTTTTATCATTACTGATCCTGGGTATCTTCTAAAACAAGAACCCACACAAACTAAATTAACCTCTAAAAATTAAGTTACAACTCAATAACAGCTTAATCTTCACGGTAATAATTATGCTAATTTTGTTTACAATTCTCCTTTTAAACCTCATTAAATTAACTAACATCAATACAATGAATAATTGTTTGCTAACACGTTACTCTataccaataaaaataagttattccATTTAATAAGATATTGACAaagtttgattaaaaaattagttgtagcttGAAGCTACAATTttactcaacaaaataaatattattacatattttaaaaatctaaccgttgaattgcatattctttgcgctcttaatacacatgtcaaattttgtgtcaatcagatattatttatcatatgatttataagcttatattttatgcataattttaaactacaaaaacttacagtttaaacaatttattgatgacatagcaattgatcttttattttctaaaaaatttgcaagtatagaggatataagaagaagatataatccagtagtggatttgtcaaaatttacctccaataaaaaaatattgagtaaggaTATAGTCTAAGACtgcaactaattttgtaactaaactatGTCCATAAAAGATTATGGCATAAGTTCAAAAAGTCATgtgaaaaaaatgatttttatattaaattattttttataattaatagaGTATACTGCGTAAGTTTTATTTCGAGAGTatctcaagaattttttttttttttttttgaaaattcaattcaaGATTATACCAAACCTTTGATGTTTAGGTTTAACTCAAAATGTTAGTGACAAAATTAAGCTGGGATAAAATTTACTGTAAGGTATTTGAAGTTTTAACTCACAGCTCAACCGTGGAAAATcttcttacattatatatgaaggacaaagtttaactacaaaattggttgtagcttaaggctacaaactcactcaataaaataaatactacaacatattttgaaaatctaaccgttgaattgcatgttctttacacccttaatacacatgttaaattttgtgtcaatcggatatcatttactatatgatctataagcttatattttgtgcataattttaaattacaaaaacttgcaatttaaaaaatttattgatgacatagctattgatctttaattttcttgaaattttgcaagcatggaggatataagaagaagatgtaatccaatggtggatttgttaaaattcacatccaataaaaagatattaagtaagtttgtagtctaaggctacaactaattttgtagctaaactttgtccatatatGAATCTTGGAAATAAATAAGAACAACGTCATGGGCATAACTTTTCTCACAACTTTTAGAGGTGACAATTTGTGATTAATGCAAAATCACTATTATATAGACTCATCATTGATACCACTTTTAAAATGTATCAATTATAACATGTTACCTcttagtcaaaataaaaaaaccaattataatttttcaccttgataagttgaaaataaaattgttttactaaaattatttaattaattgaaacaTGGACTCAATTaagttaagaaaaataaattcttccATCTTCTGTTTGCATATATGGAGGAAatacaaatgaaaaataatatggaCAGGTAATTTTTGGAGTAGTAAGTTACAAGTAATACATGAgacaaatacattttttttttctttttataattaaattgacaACTGGGTTTGGCTTATCCCTGTCTACAAATCTAGAATGTGAAtctcttttggatttttatttatttttttaatttctgggatTAGATATTccgaaaaataaagatttatgtGATTAGAGACAAACACAAGTTTTATCGTTTGCATTAATTTTTGCGACAACATATATGTCGTTTTAGAAGTTTGCTCTTATTAATTCCTAGGATTAGAGGCAATCTCCTAAATTCATTATATTTCTTTCAGGCATACTACAATCAAGAATTATGATAACAATTATTCGTTTGGATTCTATGTTACTAATTACCAAACACAAGTACTAAATTATTCATTTTCGTAAAAATAATATGGGGCGGTAGTTTTTGGAGTACTAAGTTATAAGTAATACATTAGAAAACTAcgatttttctttattattaaactAAAGACATTCTACAAATCTAGAAtgtctttagtttttgtttttgtttttaattatggGATCAGAGATTCtacaaaataaagatttatGTGATTAGAGACAAACACAAGTCTGTCGTTTTGCATTTATGTGACAACGTATATGTCGTTCAAGAACTATATATGCTCTTATTCATAGGATTAATCTTTTTATACAATTAGAGTTCACACTTGACCCCGTTTGCATCTTATAATTATTGGGTAAAAAATTGATGACTTGGTCGGTTAGCAGagccaaaaattttgagtttgggGGCCGAACTATTGTGTCAAGATAAACTAAAATCACATATATACACTACccaaaaaaatccacataatatatgtgtatgaaaatataaatgttaattttattatactaaagaaagtttatatatatatatatatatattaaactttaatatgtatatatacacatccaagacctgattttttttttttttaaacagaaactTATAATCTTCTTAAATTCTAATGAGTATATATAAGTTGTATAATTGGttatacaatataaaaatatatagaacaaaaaaataaacgaATATAGTGTAGGGTCATAATTTGGGGTCCAAATCCAAAGTGTATGGAGTCTTGGttcaatgagcccaatacaattaatttgtagaaAATAAGTTGAAAACTCGGGCCTTAGCGAATTAAACGGGCAACCCATATCTAAgtgatgaagaaagaaaaataacattagttTATTAGAGAGAGTCATCCTCAGATTctatccgaggaggagtttgATTCTTCCTCTGTTCcttttttctcccccttttacCAGTCCCGTcccttctattttatactatcttcctctcATCTCCACcgtccacgtgtagatttagATTTATGGTGCTGATACTTGTTCTATCAGCCCCTTCCCAAAATcattgggagtggttgtaaaagctggaaaGCAGGGTTCAGTTAGTTGCAGAATACTTAATGCATTGGCAGCAACTTTCTCTTAAATATTTCCATGCCTCTtttattccttttctttcttaatatttatcatctttCATGGAGCGGTCCGATGCGTCACTTTCAGATGGCTGGCCGTCCCCTTTCTCCTCGGCCTGGCCAGTCCGAAGAGGAGTTCTTCCTTGGACTGGGTCCCTGGCTCAACATATACATTGGTATGGGTTTTCCGGTTTATCACCCCCACATATAGTATCTTCCATCAAAGTCATGCTCAACAATAATACTTCACCTAATAAACttcatcaattattatttttatagcaaaattatttataattttctttttaatatataaattgtttacaaaatttcatccatgtttgacaaatcaaaatcataatgTTACAACTAAAGTCTCCTAAAGTCTcatatgaacttttttttttttattataaaatatacctaaattttttttaaaattaaaattatggaGGGCCATTGGCCCACAACCATGCATGTGGCTCCGCCATTCTACAATTAAGAATTATAATGACCGTTAAATATTCGTGTCGATTCTACGTTGCTAATTACCAAACACAAGCAGTACTTGTGCCTAAATTCCTCTTcgtaaaaacaaaacaaaacaaaaaatcattttcgGCAATCTCCGAGTACATTGGAATACAAAACTTGGTCACCCCTGAACCATAAGCATTTTAGTATATTACTACCAACTGTACTTCTTGTAACATGTAACTTTCAACACACATATAGAGAATAGAGATACATCATACATGCACATGCATGCACGCTTACATTTAGAATAGCACGGCTCATTTTGCTTTTAATAGAAAGGAATTAAAAGCAAGCAGATCATTACCATACagaaacctttttctttttttattgctttttcttttttaactacTTTTGCCAATTTGTGATATCCCAAGTactttgctttctttttcctcAAATAAGCTAcgcactatatatatatatggccaCAACAATTGATTACTACAACATTTCTTTTgctgattttctttttcatcctcTTGTTCTATCCTAGCAATAAAGATGAGGAGGTGAGGTTTTTAATTATGATCTATGAAATATGTTGAGGTAGCAGAAGTTTTGATACCTATTTGTTATGAGTGTACCCAATAATAATAGGTTtatggaaaaatagaaattgaaaaatatataagaaacaatcacacaagcaacaaaaaaattcatgtagTTCGGTCTTAGGTTTATGTTTACAAGCAACATTGTCAGGGGGTCTCACTAAGAAAATAGGAAGATTAAGGCCATGTTTGGATGCatatttttcatcactcaatttccatcactcatcactcatcactttaAAATATTACACCCGTTTGGCACTATCACTCAGTtaccatcactcaatatttttcacactatttgtgagCCCTATTCTTGTCACTCggtgcagtttttttttttccaacctaGTACCTAGAAACCCgaaccaggaaaaaaaaaaaaacccagaaacccgaacccaatgaaagaagaaggaaaaaaaaaaaaggaagaacacCTGAACCAAAcccaagaggaaaaaaaaaaaaaaagcaagaacaCCCGAGACCAaacccaaaagaagaaaggaaaaaaggaagacaCCTAAGACCGAACCCAGgagaaaatacaaaacaaaacaaaacaaaacaaacagtaGATTGGTCAAAAGGTGCGACTGAGTTATGACTAGTAGGTCCCCCATGTGtgttaaattacaaaaatgtcattgagttatgagttatggaaattgaaaacagctATTGAGTTCTGGAAACAGAGTGATGGTGATGCCAAATGAACTTCTCGCTATGGGTTCCACCATTTTttagttatgagttatgaaaacagaaaattgagttataaaaacAGGCCATCCAAACAACCCCTAATTGTGGCATAAAAATAGTCTCACTAAACCTAAACCCAAAATACATCCaaagaacacacacacacacacacacacacactctctctctctctctctctctctctctctctctccacaacttacaagttacaatggCAGGAGCAATCACATTGGACTCCCTAAAATAGGGTAAGACCCTAAATTTAGGGATTAGCCCAAAAAAGTCTCACATTAAGGGTCTGTTTTGATACcgtttattgctgaaaacaaaaaactgaaaacaaaactaaaactactttactaaaataatttttaaatatgtgaatagtgtcgtgagacccagttttaaagttgATTTTACTGAATTCCGTACTTGCAAGTCCCGTAaatagtgcacgggacccaACCAAAAAACGCAAACGCGTTGCTATCCAAACTTATGCAAAGCTCCTTACCTATTCTCTACTAAAATAGGCAAATACTAAAGTGTTTTTCTATATTTAGGGAagcactgttcattctccaaactcttattctattatttttgtatcttggtaactaaaaaaaaaaatagttgttttgaaatgtgagagaaataataaaaaagaataaataaataaaattttaatgaaaaagagTATAATTAGAGAATCTAATGCAGGTGTTTTAAAAAGTGATTGGCTAAAATAGAAAACATAAGTTCTTATACTTAAGTAAGGAGAACATTTTAAAAAGACCAATGTGAATacctgaatatatatataatggttaTTTATAGAGCTTTCCTTACCGCAGTTCAAGTCCCTAAGAATGAGTAAAAATCCTTAAGCGGCTAGGTTTCTGCACTTATCAATTTTAGAGTAGGGTAGAGCACTCATATGCTAGTGCAATTCAATCATTTGGTGGGTTTTAATTGGCAAATTTTTGCTGGAAATTTTGAGTTCTTTGTCAAAATAGATTTGAGTTACAATACTATAGTCCATTTTTGGATGACACTATAGCTTAATCATTCGTTTTCCTGGTAGGACATGTAGGTGTTGGTATTGACAATATTGTGGATCTACAGCCAGCAATAAAGTTCGGCTATTTCACATCAAGGAATTTTTGCggtaatttattttaattgggaAAAGTCGGTGAAGTAtgggatttttgttgtgattttttaagtgattttgtattctttttgcAGTGATGGAGAAAGATCAATATGAGATTTGGATTGaagatgagattttttttgcaatgaaCGTGGGTTTCTTTGGGTTAAGGACTTgagagaaatgaaatgaaatgatgaTTAAGAAATGGTATTTTTCTATAGATTGGAGAAAGAAAATAGACAATGAGATGTGGAGTATATTTAAAAGTACCACAATAGATAAAAATTGACCAATAATGTTATAATTTAACTAGTTAGCGCCTCATAATATTTCTAATGGAAATATCTATAGTTCAGATTTCTCATCTCTGTTATAAATATCGAATTaccagaaaaattaaattaaaaaaaaaaaaaggtaatttctTAAGctaaaattagttttaaaaGAATGTGAATGCTTCTAGCTTGCTATGTGCCCATCACTAAATATTAAGTTTGGTAGGAGTAGAACATCCATGGCCATGAATTTTTGTGTCACAAAATTTGTGCACATGATGCACCTCTTTCAAGCCACAGATCAACATCTTCTAGAATTATAGTTTAcccttgattcttggatagaatttgataaaaatttattatccCTCCTTTTGTTTGTCAAGGAACTCAAGGCAAAAGAGTTTATGAGCTCCTACAAACAGTAGCCTATGAAATTATTCCCTTATactattattattctttttcttttgtcttccAGAAGCAGTACTGTAACATATAAGTTAAACAACTAGAGGCATTCTccggagaaaaaaaagaaaaaaaaaaaaaagaaaaaagaagaagaagctactTAACATAAACTTTTCACTAACTTCTATAATTTTCTAATTACCAAAACACAATTACACAAGTACTTATTACTTACTTCCTCTtcgtaaataaataaataaaaattttaaaaaacaacaaaaaaatttattaaaaaaaaaaaaaaaacattttttggcACTCTCCTGTACATTAAAGTACAAATATTGGGTGACTAACCCCTGCCTAAACATTTGGTATATTACCAACATGTACTTGTGATATGTAATTTTCTACATACATATCACATATGGATACAATCACATGCATGAAGACTTGTATATAATTAGAATATGGCCTTTTTCTGCTTTTGATAATGAAGAATTAAAAGCAATCAGAAAATTACAgaaacattttctttctttctttttttttaaaaccattttgCTCCATCTTTGTGATTTCCCAAAGTACTTTCCTGTGCtttaattaatttccttcctccttaattaaacaaaccaaacacaattttatatatatatatatatatatatatatatatggatagaATGTATACAAAGTCCATGAAAATTAATTACTACAACAGCAAAACTCTTTTgctggtttttctttctgaaccTCTTGTTCTATCCTAACCTTAAAAAACACAAGGCGGTGAATCTTTTGCTTAGAACTATGAAATGAAACTGGAAAAGGCTTAACAAGGTATGCCCTTTCTGCATCTTACTGTGCCCGAGAAGCGAGTGAGTCTTGTCACGTATGTGCCAGGTTTACTCTTGATCAATTGCTTCTTTGAGAAACCATGAGTTTTAAGTGGAGCCCCAGATTGAACGAAGAATGCACCATTCATCATCAGATCACCCTGTGATCTCCATATCCAATTCTGCCAGACACCCTGTTCTGCATAGTCCCTCTTGGTCACCTTCACCAACGTCAAATTAAGATGAACAATTTGTTACAATTTAGTCACTGTGATACAACGTAGCAACAAGCTACTTAAACAAGAACAGTAACGCTAAGGacacaacaatttttataatttttttcacaactgtTAATGTGATAAATTGTAATCGATCATTTCTATATGTCATCTCAACAGTTGTTAAATACATAGAAACTGTGTTACATGTTGTATTTGCATAcatgacaaaaacaaaaactaaataaaccTAGTGACAAATGAACAATCATAAATCATTTTGAGAGAGGCATGCATACCTCTTTAGCAGCCAGGTTTGGAGGAGCGATGAATCGATTACCCTGACTGATAATAGTAGGACTGCTGCTACCACCAATGGCATACATGAGCCAGTGAGTGTAATCATTGTTAACCACATGGACGAATCCCCATCGGCACCTTGGCATCCGCTGCACCAATCCCCGGCCGAAATGGTTGAAGGCAACTGTAATTTGCATTATCTTGTCGCCAGAGAAGCTATCGCTTGCTCCAAACAACATCACCTGAATCAACCCCATCAAACTCTCAATTATGTTCTCCATTCTTCACTTGAAAATTGGATtaatattttacaatctatttcTTCTATATTACATAATACATTTGGACgtagttaacttttttttttcttaggttAAGTCATAATAGAGACTGAACTTTCACATATTAAGAGATATGCTAGTACCTTCGTattaatttatgaattattaatagacaaacataataataaatgtgattaatGTCACtttaagaatataataaataaatgctagaattaccttcttcttcttttttcttttttcttttttttatgattgacaacaaatagagatgaaaatgtTACCTCATTGTGGTGGGTGAAATGGCAATTGGAGATGGTAATAGCAGTTGAACCCATGATGGCATCAATGAGACCATCTTGGCAATTAGACATGGAAACATGGTCGATCCAGATTTTGGATGAGCCAAAGATAGAGATACCATCACCATCACTAGGGGTCCTAAAACCAACGTGGTCAATACTATCCCTAATAGTTCCACCACTTCCAGCAACAATGTTATGGATATGGATGTTATGGATGATCACATTCTTGACAAATTGGAGAGTGATGCCAGCACCATAAGCAATACGAACATTAGCTCCCCTACCATCAATGGTTTTGTGTCCAGTCATTATTAGCTCCTGATTAAGCCTAATGACCATGCTGCGTGCAAACACAATCCAGAGGGGCTTCTTTTGAATCACAGCATGTCTGAGAGTCCCAGGTTTGGGATTGACCATGTCACCGTCTGAGGAATCTGTGACCACATAGtactttcccttttttccaCCAATAGTCTTGTGGCCAAAGCCAAGGACACATTTAGTTAGCCTCTTGCGGTGATTGTACCATTCGGGGTCGCACCTCCAGCATCGATCAATAGGATTGGTGGCCACGCATGGGCCTTTATACTTTTTCAATTGTCTTCTTGTGCTGTTAGCGCCATCCAAAGCCCTATACATgccaaattttgaataaaaagaatatcGGAGTCAAAACATGCCAATTCAACAGTTCTAAAAgaaattgtagatttttttttttttcgtgttgcttttactttattatactaatgataatttttaacCTACTTGTTGACATGAGAGTTGAAGCTATTTGTGACTTCCTCAGGATCAGGATTATAGGCTTCATGGTTGTCTTTTTCGGCTTGGGCAGCTCTTTTCTTCCAGTAATCATCGTATTCAGCAATGTTGGCATGAAGGGTTGGGATGATTACAACAAATgatacaaaaaagaagagaagaaagcaaTTTTTGTTAACTTCTGCCATTGCTACTGTATGCATGTAAAACTTTAACGtaactctttgttttttcttcgaaatttttatgaaaaaattaattggtcAGGTCTTGGTTTTTCCCTGCAAAACCTTTTTCAATGGGACCTAAACCTAAGCCAATATGTCCAAGAAAAGCAGACAAGATGGTATTGAACCCTGAAGGTAGAGGGTTCTCTTTGAGTGCTTGGAAGAATCCAATATTTAAGAAagtgtttgtttatatataacaGACATAATTCTAAAACAGGAGGACAATATATAAGTTTTGTGAAGGTGAGAGAGGCATTAGGCGGTAAGAGTGGAGAACCACTTCAATCTAACTGTGTATAGTCTAAAAAAACTTGGTATTTTGAATTCATTCTTCTATGTTTAGCCACACAATCTAACGCTATTGGCTGGTTGTCATAACTACAAGTAAATGGATGAGCTTGCGGCACTTTCACTTGTTTAACTTCtaagtaatgctagagatacaaactgtCAATGTGGTaagtgattattagtaaatgaaaaagtgatgttaataaTAGGCTTAGATAAAAACCAATGAGAAGTTGGatacatcaacaatttgtaaaaatattctaaaatagtttttgcATATTGCATTACTCTCAACTCTTTtgactttgttttttgttttttcttttttcttttttagaaaaaaaaattataaaatttattttttaatgaaatatatttaGTGAACAATAATTATtggaaattttcatttaaaggtCTATTGTTTAAGGTATAATAATTTAAACCCCATAGTTtctaaattatcaaattaaaaaccgtgagggtttaaaaaataagctaaaatgtaaaatgtaCCTTCTAAGTTTGactaaaattcatttcagttctttaattttacttttgttaattgagtcctttaagtttcaaaGTTATTCAATTCAGGccttttgtcaaattttgtttttaaaaaaattgtcattaagtatgcaattaactaatgaaaaaatattttgtgaaaaaaattcttacataaaaaatctataaaatatttttattaattttatagatttttttcatgtgtaaaaaatttttttatgggcaattttttaacaaaattgaataGAAAgcttgaattgaaaaaatttaaaacttaaaggaCTTAATTgaatgaatttgaaatttagaaaacttaATTA
This genomic stretch from Quercus lobata isolate SW786 chromosome 3, ValleyOak3.0 Primary Assembly, whole genome shotgun sequence harbors:
- the LOC115982086 gene encoding pectate lyase-like, with protein sequence MHTVAMAEVNKNCFLLFFFVSFVVIIPTLHANIAEYDDYWKKRAAQAEKDNHEAYNPDPEEVTNSFNSHVNKALDGANSTRRQLKKYKGPCVATNPIDRCWRCDPEWYNHRKRLTKCVLGFGHKTIGGKKGKYYVVTDSSDGDMVNPKPGTLRHAVIQKKPLWIVFARSMVIRLNQELIMTGHKTIDGRGANVRIAYGAGITLQFVKNVIIHNIHIHNIVAGSGGTIRDSIDHVGFRTPSDGDGISIFGSSKIWIDHVSMSNCQDGLIDAIMGSTAITISNCHFTHHNEVMLFGASDSFSGDKIMQITVAFNHFGRGLVQRMPRCRWGFVHVVNNDYTHWLMYAIGGSSSPTIISQGNRFIAPPNLAAKEVTKRDYAEQGVWQNWIWRSQGDLMMNGAFFVQSGAPLKTHGFSKKQLIKSKPGTYVTRLTRFSGTVRCRKGIPC